The Phragmitibacter flavus genome includes a region encoding these proteins:
- a CDS encoding SWIB/MDM2 domain-containing protein — MAKKSTTSTTRKPNAALMKPVQPDEALAKIVGSTPLPRGELTKKLWDYIKKHKLQDETKKTNINADENLKVVFGGKKQVTMFEMTKLVSGHVK; from the coding sequence ATGGCGAAAAAATCAACCACCAGCACAACACGCAAACCCAATGCCGCGCTTATGAAGCCGGTGCAACCTGATGAGGCGCTTGCCAAAATCGTCGGCTCCACTCCGCTTCCGCGCGGCGAACTGACGAAGAAGCTTTGGGACTACATCAAAAAGCACAAGCTCCAGGACGAAACCAAAAAGACCAACATCAACGCTGACGAAAACCTCAAAGTGGTGTTTGGCGGCAAGAAGCAGGTCACCATGTTCGAGATGACGAAACTCGTCTCCGGCCATGTGAAGTAA